The sequence ACTTGCCAAGACTTAAGACCATCTGATTGAATTGTGAATCCTTTTCCATTTAATCTTTGATAGATGGAGGATTCTGGGTTTGGTTTGATTTGGATTTTGTTTTCGTTTGTAGTAATGACCGGTGGTTTTTCTAGGGAACCATTGTCCCCATCCAGTGCAATATGAAAGGATAGAAGGAAGTTTTGGGATTTTTGACTCGTTGTTGTTAGTTCGAATTTGATTTTGTGGTCTTCTGTTGTTTTTATTTGAATGCGTAAATCTTCTATTCCTAAGAAGTAAATCCACTCAACAGAATTTGGTTTCATAGAAATCAGAGAAGGAGAGTTTAGGAGTAGAAACTCGGAATCCTTTTCGATAAATATACGGAACCCATAGGATTGAAAATAATCCAGGTAACTATGGTTACGTGAGATGTATTGGTTGATGCTAGTATGGCCCTCTGTGAGTTGGGATAAAAAAATTCCTTTAAAATAGCAGGTGGTAGTGAGAGAGGATTCGTCGGGAATGGTTGGGTATCCTGTTCTTAGGATTTGTCCATGAGGACGTAAACAAAGTTCTTCCTTTTCTTTGAGTACCACATGGGTGAACTTATCGGTAAAAAAGGATAGAATTTCTCCTGATTCATTCGTTTCTATTTCTCTCCATTCATTTGGGAAGTAAGTTCTTAAAAGAGGATCCTTCGGATTTTCACCTTCTATTTGTTTTGCGATCGTAAAAAGACTTTGTGTCAGTTCTAAATTTTTTGATTCAAAATTTGGACTAGGACTCCAGTCTTTGGTAACTTGAGAGACCAAGTTCTCAACGTTTGGAAAAGATTTGAGTTGGTCTAAATTTGGGAAAAAATGTCCGTAAAAGGAGGTTTCTTTTGCTTCTTCGGGATTTAGGTGAGTTTTAATCCTTTCTAGTCCTAAGATCGAATGTTCTCCTTGTCTTCGTTTTCCAATAAGTGGCTTTTCAATTGCATCCGGAATTAAATCAATCCCATCGGTTGCATAAGATTGAATGGTTTCTGTACTAAATAAAAAACAAGCCGGATGATTTCCTGATACAGATTCATTCTGCCTGGAAAGAATTCCATAACCATAATCCTTTGTGTGAATGGGTTCATGGTGGATGTAATGGCAGACAAAGTATTCGTTCAATCGAGAAGCAGAGTAGTCACAGATTCCAATATCTTGAACGTAAACTAAGTCAAATTCGAATGGTTCTTTTGTTTTGTTTGTGATCTGAACTTTGTATCGCCAGGTAGGAAGGTGAGGATGCAGTTCCAAAAACACCGCGTAATCAATTTCATCGTTTTTCCCTTGGGAAAAAAAACTCATGTTTCCTGTTTGGGTTTTTGCATTTGATTTGGGACCGAGTAAAGGAATAACATCGAGATTGTTTTTTTTGTATATTCTTAAATAAATATTACTGATACTTGGTTCCATTTCGTTCCCAAGATATAAGTTAATAAGTAGTTCTTGAAATCGGATGGAATGAATATTTCCATTTTCTAAAATTCGAATCTTTAAACCTGATTGGTTCTCTATAGTTTGTAACATTAGTTTTTGGTTCCATTCATAGGGGTTAAATTCCATTTCCCAAAATGAGAAATATGGAGATGGTAATCATATTCCAAAACTGTTTCTTCGTCTTTTGCAATGACAACAGTGGCCACACCAAGTTTGTGAAATAATTTTAAAATTTTTGAAATTTCAAATTTTCCTAAAACCGATCCAGGCCTATCTAAAATCAAAAATTTTGGTTTAACAAAAAGGACACGGATCACTGCAATTTTATATTTTTCAGCTAAGGAAAGTTCTTCGTTCCATTCTTTTAAGGTCCTAAGGCCACCAAATCTTCGGATCAAAGTTTCAAGTCCCATTTTTTGTAATTCAGTTAGGATTTCCGAATCAGATACTTCTAGATTTAGGTATGCCGGTACAATGACGTTACGCAATCTCCCTGGTGGAAGATAGGGTTGTTCGGGGAGGAATAATACTTCTTCCCAACTAGGTTTACTAATTTTACCTTCGGAATGATTTCCAATTCCTGCAATCGATCGAAACAAACTAAGTTTTACCGTTTCATCGAGTGAGGTAATGAGCCAACGTTCCTTTTTGTGGACAGTGAGTTGTAAATGGTCTAATAAAAGTTTTGACCGATCATTTGAATATAAAGTTAAGTTTTGGAAGTGAATTTCATCAGCGCTGTAGTTAGATTCTCTTTTCTCTTTTGATTCTTTTTCAGTTACAAACATCGCAGCCTCAAGAGAATGGAGTCGTTTGACCACAGCAGAAAATGCAGAAATAGATTGAAACTGGGTCACAATCAGAGAAAATGCATTGAGTAAGGTCGTGAATGCAAGGGCAGCTTGGGTGATCACACCAAATTCGATTTCACCCCTCATATAACTGGGCGCAATGATCAGCATTGGTATAATTTGTATAAAGTAATTGTAGTTATTTGTAAAAAAACTCAAGCGGAGGTTGACTGAAATGAGTTTTCGAAAGTTGTTAACTAGTTTGCGAAGTCTGGATTTTAATCTCACAGACATTCTAGCTTCTCTATGAGTCACTGCAATGGATTCTGCATGTTGGCGTATATGCAGAAGGTCTGCCCTGTAACTTGCTTCCATATCTAACTGATCGTAATTGAGGCGGATCAGAGATTTACCAAGAAAAATGGTAGAAAATGTGCCAGAAAGAGCATAAACAACAGCTACTAAAAATAGTATCGGATTAATACTCCAAAGAACTCCGGAAAAAGAAATTGCCGAAAAAACTCCACCTATGAAGAGTAAGGTGAATGAAATTGTAGTTGTTGTAAATGCCTTTACATCATCGGTGATCCTTTGGTCTGGGTTTTCGATCCCAGGTGCATTCATGATTTGGTGAAAAGTTCTTTCCGTTAAATAATTATTTGTTAATCGCCATGTGAGTTGCTCTCGCCAAAGAATTCCAAGCCTTTCTTCTGCATATCGATTGATAGAACCAATTGCAGATGAAATGATAAACACAATTCCATAAAGGATTGCATTGGTATAAAAAGCCGCCATGTTCTTTTGTTCAATCGAAGATATAAAATCTCGGCCTACATAACTATTGATGACATTGAAGACATTAAAGGAAATCACGAGTAAAACAAGGGTGATCCCGTAACGAATGGCCGTAGGGCCTTGTTTTGATTTGATTAACTGGCGTATGGTATTTGTCAAACGCACCCAGTTCTGGGATGAATTTGTTTTTTTATCTAAAGGCATTTGTTTCCTTTTATAAGGAAGCAGAGTTTTAAAACAAATGCAAGGAGGTTTTTATGACTCGATTGTTTCGATCGTCAAATCCATTGTTACTTGGTGCCAGATCGATTCTAAATCTGCATTCCATTCAGAAGGAAGATTTTCTCTGATAGAAGAAATAAGAATGGGTACAAGTTTTGGAAATTCCTTTTTTGAAATTCCAATGGATTCGTAAATAGAGGTTAGTTTAGATACTCCCTTTTTTAAAGAGATGGGGTTTCCTAATTTCTCGATGATGGATTCTATCGCATTTAAAAACTCGTGAGGTTCTACAAGTAATTCGTTTTCATTCATTTCTTTTTGAAGGTTTTCCTCTACAAAGTGTTTTAACTTACTTAAATAATCATCGATCCAATGTGGATTGTTTTCTAAAACATGATCAAATGATTTTTGAATGCGAAGGATGGGGTCTGAATTTTTGAATCCAAGAACAGAATAAGCTGTCATTTTTTCTGACTTACCACGAAGTCTTGTGATTACTTTTTTATTCACGGAAAGAGAAGAACCAATTTGATTATAAATTTCATCAGATACTAAGAAGTTTGTATTTGTTTTTTTATTAAGTGCTTCGAGTCGACTCGCAACATTTACTGTATCCCCAAGGACTGTTTGGCTTTTGTATTCAGAATGTCCGATGTCTCCATAAATTACATTTCCTGCGTGGAGTCCAATGCGGATGTCGAAACTAAAATTAAACCTATCTTTCATTTCTAAGTTGAATTTTTTCAATTGATCAAACATACGAAGGCAAGCACGAATTGCTGAATGAATTGTTTCTCTTTTGGCTTCGGTGATTTTCTCTTCGTTTGCTGTTTTGATTTGATCTCTATTCTTTAGTTGGAAAAAAGCTAAAATCCCATCTCCAATGAATTTATCAATTTCCCCACCGTTGTTTAAAACAGGTTCACTCATTTCTTGAAAAAATCTATTTAAAACAAAAACAACATCATAAGGAAGACTTGCTTCTGTAAAAGCTGTGAATCCTTTGATATCAAGAAAAAGGATCACCGCATAACATTCTTCTCCAGTTTTAGAAGATTTGGATTCACTGGTAACTGTTTTGAGATCTTTATTGTCTTTGATGATCCGGCGAAGGGAAACGTCTCCAAATACTTCAGTTTGGCAAGCCAGTCGAATCTCTTTTGGCCAACCTTTTCTATCAGCTAGAGTTTGTTCTCTATCATTACGGCTACTGAGATGGGAAAGACCTTCGGTAACAAAAACTCGACAAGTTGTGCATTTGGCATTTCCCCCGCAAAGATGGTAGAGGGGATATTCGTGTTTTAAGGCAGTTTCCAGGATGGTGGCCCCTGGTTTGTTTGTTTCGAGTGGAAAATTGTCTTTGTCTTCAAAGGTAACAATATGCATGTATCACCAATATGTCTCTGGTAATTGAATTTTCTCTCCTTTTTTAACTTAGGGCAAGTCGGAAAACATCTAAAATTTAGAAAAATCTCCTCATTTCTCTCTGGATTCGTGAAAAACTAATTGCTTTAGTTAAATAAACTAATAGCATTAGTTTTATGAAAACAATCTACCACCTTATTTTAATCTTTTCCCTGTTTCTTTTTCCCATCCTGATTTGGGGTGAAGGTTCGGAATCGGAATCTTTAATACAAACTTCTTATTTTCAAACTGGGGAAGGTCGAGTGGCTTATTCTAAAATAGGGGAGGGCAAAAGAAATCTGATTTTGCTTCCAGGAATTGGGGACAGAAAGGAAAGTTATTTAGAACTTGCTTATCTGTTATCTAAAGGCAATACCGTTTATCTTTTCGACTTACGAGGAATTGGTGAGTCTGATGTGAGTTTCGTTTCTTATGGGCCGAATGAAACGGCAAAAGACATCTTAGCATTTATCCGTGAAAAAGATTTACAAGATGTTTATATCATTGCTAATTCTATGGCTGCCGCTTCGGCCGTTTATATTCGTTCCAAAGAAGAAAAACGAGTCCTAGGACTTGTACTTTCTGGTCCATTTGTCCGAGACAAAGAACCAATGTCTTTTGGAATGAAAACATTGATTCATTTTGCATTTCGTGGGCCTTGGGGGCCGAGTGTTTGGGCGTCGTTTTATGAATCTCTGTTTCCTGTGAATCGTCCTGGTGATTTAAAAGAAAGATCAGCGAGATTAAAAGAGAATCTTTCTGAAGATGGTCGTATGTTTGCCGTTAGATCTATGTTGCTTGCACCAAAAACAGAATGTGAACCTGCCTTACAATTGATTTCGGGAAATGTGATTGTGGTAATGGGAAGTAAAGACCCTGATTTTGATTCTCCCGAAGGAGAGGCAAATTGGATTGGTGACACTGTGGGCGGAACTGTAAAGATCTATAAAGGTGCAGGGCATTATCCTTTCGTAGAAGAGCCAAATCGATTTTATTCCGACGTACAATTATTATGGCAAAAAAAATAAAACACAAACCCGGCCGCCCCAAAAAAGGGGTCACCCAGATCACTAGAGAATTTGTTTTAGACAAAGCATGGGATTTGATTTCAGAAGTTGGGTTTCGGGAATTTCGGCTTACATCCCTTTCTGAAAGTTTGGGAATTCGAACCCCCTCCCTCTACAACCATATCCAGGACTTAGAAGATATACGCCGGGAAATGAAACGAAGGTCTTTGCA is a genomic window of Leptospira brenneri containing:
- a CDS encoding alpha/beta fold hydrolase, whose amino-acid sequence is MKTIYHLILIFSLFLFPILIWGEGSESESLIQTSYFQTGEGRVAYSKIGEGKRNLILLPGIGDRKESYLELAYLLSKGNTVYLFDLRGIGESDVSFVSYGPNETAKDILAFIREKDLQDVYIIANSMAAASAVYIRSKEEKRVLGLVLSGPFVRDKEPMSFGMKTLIHFAFRGPWGPSVWASFYESLFPVNRPGDLKERSARLKENLSEDGRMFAVRSMLLAPKTECEPALQLISGNVIVVMGSKDPDFDSPEGEANWIGDTVGGTVKIYKGAGHYPFVEEPNRFYSDVQLLWQKK
- a CDS encoding adenylate/guanylate cyclase domain-containing protein, with product MHIVTFEDKDNFPLETNKPGATILETALKHEYPLYHLCGGNAKCTTCRVFVTEGLSHLSSRNDREQTLADRKGWPKEIRLACQTEVFGDVSLRRIIKDNKDLKTVTSESKSSKTGEECYAVILFLDIKGFTAFTEASLPYDVVFVLNRFFQEMSEPVLNNGGEIDKFIGDGILAFFQLKNRDQIKTANEEKITEAKRETIHSAIRACLRMFDQLKKFNLEMKDRFNFSFDIRIGLHAGNVIYGDIGHSEYKSQTVLGDTVNVASRLEALNKKTNTNFLVSDEIYNQIGSSLSVNKKVITRLRGKSEKMTAYSVLGFKNSDPILRIQKSFDHVLENNPHWIDDYLSKLKHFVEENLQKEMNENELLVEPHEFLNAIESIIEKLGNPISLKKGVSKLTSIYESIGISKKEFPKLVPILISSIRENLPSEWNADLESIWHQVTMDLTIETIES
- a CDS encoding ABC transporter ATP-binding protein/permease, which produces MPLDKKTNSSQNWVRLTNTIRQLIKSKQGPTAIRYGITLVLLVISFNVFNVINSYVGRDFISSIEQKNMAAFYTNAILYGIVFIISSAIGSINRYAEERLGILWREQLTWRLTNNYLTERTFHQIMNAPGIENPDQRITDDVKAFTTTTISFTLLFIGGVFSAISFSGVLWSINPILFLVAVVYALSGTFSTIFLGKSLIRLNYDQLDMEASYRADLLHIRQHAESIAVTHREARMSVRLKSRLRKLVNNFRKLISVNLRLSFFTNNYNYFIQIIPMLIIAPSYMRGEIEFGVITQAALAFTTLLNAFSLIVTQFQSISAFSAVVKRLHSLEAAMFVTEKESKEKRESNYSADEIHFQNLTLYSNDRSKLLLDHLQLTVHKKERWLITSLDETVKLSLFRSIAGIGNHSEGKISKPSWEEVLFLPEQPYLPPGRLRNVIVPAYLNLEVSDSEILTELQKMGLETLIRRFGGLRTLKEWNEELSLAEKYKIAVIRVLFVKPKFLILDRPGSVLGKFEISKILKLFHKLGVATVVIAKDEETVLEYDYHLHISHFGKWNLTPMNGTKN